The DNA sequence CTGATCATGGCCTTCTACTCTGAGGTTGTCGCCTGGGTGTTTGCCTATGTGCCGAAAGCCATCACTGGCGAGATCCTCTCCAGTGATCCGAAAGTCACCGGCGCCGCTTTCGGGGCGCTGATCAGCGATCCCGTGCAATCACTGGTGTGGCAATGGGGTGTATTGCTGTTTATCAGCGGGATCCTGCTGCTGGGGGTGGCGAAAGGTATTGAAGCCGTTACTAAACGCCTGATGCCGCTGCTGTTCATCCTGTTGCTGATTTTGTGCGGCTTCAGCCTGACACTGGATAAAGCCGGCGAAGCGCTGAAGTTTCTGTTCCAGCCTGATTTCAGCAAGCTGAACGGGTCGGTATTGCTGGCCGCCATGGGGCTGGCGTTCTTCAAACTTTCCGTGGGTATGGGCACCATGATGACCTACGGCAGTTACTTCCGCGACGATCAGAATGTTCCGGTGACCGCCTTCCGCGTCATGTGCGCCGATCTGTTTGTGTCCATGCTGGCCGGTATTGCTATTTTCCCGGCCGTATTCACGTTTGGCTTTCAGCCGGAAGCCGGTCCGCCCCTGGTGTTTATCACCATTCCGGCGGTATTCGCGCAGATGCCGTTCGGCCACCTGCTGATGGTGCTGTTCTTTGTGCTGACCTCGGTGGCCGCTATCGGCGCCATGCTCTCTTTGCTGGAAGTGCCGGTCGCGGTGATCAATGAACGTTTTGGTGTGCGGCGTAAAACCGCCACCCTGATCACCTTGGTGCTGGTTGCCTTACTCGGTTCAACCTGTGCACTGACCAACAGCACGATGGCGGAATTCAAACTGTTTGGTATGAACATGTTTGATCTGTTCGATTACCTGAGCTCCAATATTCTGCTGCCACTTGGCGGGATCACGATTGCCGTGTTTGTCGGTTGGGTCTGGGGCTATCCGGCCTTACAGCAGGCATTAAGCAATCATCAGCAACTGCAGAATCAGCATCTGAGCCGGATCCTGTTTGTGCTGCTGCGTTTTATTACGCCGCTGCTGATCCTCACGGTCATGCTGCATGCGCTGAATGTGTTTTAACCGGCGCGGTTTTTCCGCGTAAAGTGCTGTGTTTTGCACACTTTGCGCAAGAGAATGATGAATATGGAGGGGCTGTACTGGCTCCTCCATTTTTTTTCACCTAATCTAACCTTCAGGAAGAGCGTATGATCATCCGCTCTGTTAATCGCCAGGATGGATCCGCTCAATGAAACGTTTTCTGCTCCCGCTGTCATTGATCATTTTTGCCGTCGTCGCAGCCTGGGTAGATATTCAGCGAAATAGTGTACCCATGATACGGCAATCCCCCATGCATCCGGTTTATACCATCAGTTCGCCGGATGATGCTGTCGCACTGACACGGGGCAAAACAGTAGTAAAACTCGGGCCATGTCTGTTTGGTCTCTATCCGGGAGCGATCGCGTTTCAG is a window from the Tolumonas auensis DSM 9187 genome containing:
- a CDS encoding sodium-dependent transporter, coding for MTKRDGFTSGFGVLAATLGSAVGLGNIWKFPYMTGANGGAGFLLIYLLATLLVGLPVMIAEITMGRSAKSNPITTLQRLAPRGQPWWLIGAFGVVAAFLIMAFYSEVVAWVFAYVPKAITGEILSSDPKVTGAAFGALISDPVQSLVWQWGVLLFISGILLLGVAKGIEAVTKRLMPLLFILLLILCGFSLTLDKAGEALKFLFQPDFSKLNGSVLLAAMGLAFFKLSVGMGTMMTYGSYFRDDQNVPVTAFRVMCADLFVSMLAGIAIFPAVFTFGFQPEAGPPLVFITIPAVFAQMPFGHLLMVLFFVLTSVAAIGAMLSLLEVPVAVINERFGVRRKTATLITLVLVALLGSTCALTNSTMAEFKLFGMNMFDLFDYLSSNILLPLGGITIAVFVGWVWGYPALQQALSNHQQLQNQHLSRILFVLLRFITPLLILTVMLHALNVF